The sequence below is a genomic window from Nitrospira sp..
CGGCAAACAGGTGGCTCTGTCCGTCCTGATGCTGCAGGCCCTCTCCTTCCAGCGTCGTACGCCCCGCGGTGGCGCCCAGCAGAAAGCCGCGCGTGCGCATGTCGCAGGCGGCCCAGATCAAATCGCCGATCCGTTGAAACCCAAACATCGAGTAGAAGATGTAGAACGGAATCATGTTGACGCCGTGTGTTGCGTAGGCGGTGCCAGCAGCAATGTACGAAGACATGGCACCCGCTTCCGTAATACCTTCCTCAAGAATCTGGCCGTGTTTCGCCTCGAAGTAGTACAGAAGGGAACTCTTGTCCACCGGTTCATACAGCTGGCCGGCGTGCGAGTAGATGCCGTATTGCCGGAAGAGCGCCTCAAGTCCAAAGGTGCGCGCTTCGTCGGGAATGATCGGTACGAGATATTTCCCGAATTCCTTCATGCCGAGCAGGCGACTCAGCATTCGGGCGAACCCCATTGTGGTGGAGACCGAACGCTCCCCCGACCCTTCGAGAAACTCCTTAAACTGGTCGAGCGCCGGTGTCTCGAGCGATTCGACGTTGACGCGCCGCTCCGGGATGGGACCGCCCATCGCTTTGACACGCTCGGCAAGGTATGCCGCCTCGGGACTGTCGGCTGGCGGCCGGTAGAACGGGGTCGACGTCAGTTGCTCATCCGGCACCGGCACGCTGAACCTTGTGCGGAACTCGCGCAGCTCCTGTTCGTTCATCTTCTTCTGCTGATGCGAGACGTTGCGACCTTCGCCGGCCTCGCCGAGGCCATAGCCTTTGATTGTCTTAGCCAGGATCACAGTGGGTTGTCCCTCGTGCTCCACGGCGGCCTTGTAGGCGGCGTAGAGTTTTCGCGGATCGTGGCCGCCCCGCAGCATCTTGTGGATCTGCTCGTCGGAATAGCTCTCCACCAGCTTGAGCAGTCGCGGATCAGCACCGAAGAAATGCTGTCGTGTGAAGGTGCCGCCTTCCACCACATACTTTTGATACCAGCCATCCACGACCTCGCCCATCCGCTTGACCAGCAGGCCTTCGTTGTCCTTTGCCAGCAGCGGGTCCCAGTCGCTGCCCCAGATGACCTTGATGACATGCCATCCGGCGCCGAGGAAGATGGCTTCCAGCTCTTGGATGATTTTGCCGTTACCGCGTACGGGACCGTCTAGACGTTGAAGATTACAGTTGACGACCCAGATGAGATTGTCGAGCCGTTCGCGGGAGGCGAGTGAGAGGGCGCCGAGACTTTCCGGTTCATCGGTTTCGCCGTCGCCGACGAAGGCCCACACCCGTTGTTGGCTCGTGTCCTTGATGCCGCGGTCCTGCAGGTAACGGTTAAAGCGCGCCTGATAGATCGACAGGATCGGTCCTAGGCCCATCGAGACCGTGGGAAATTCCCAGTAGTCGGGGAGCAGCCAGGGGTGTGGATAGGACGACAAACCCCGTCCGTCGGGGGCCAGTTCGGCACGGAAGTGGTGGAGCGCTTCCTCCGGGAGACGTCCCTCGACGAACCCGCGGGCGTAGATCCCCGGCGCGGCGTGACCTTGAAAATAGACATGGTCACCGCCTTGCGGTCCCTCTTTGCCGCGTAAAAAATGATGCAGAGCCACTTCATAGAGGGTGGCTGCCGAAGCAAAGGTCGAAATATGCCCGCCGATGCCAGGACGCTCTTGGTTCGCCTTGACGACCATCGCCATGGCATTCCAGCGGACCAGGCTGCGGATTCGGCGTTCTAGTTCGAGGTTGCCTGGGTAGGGCGGTTGTCGAGAGGTGGGAATTGTGTTGACGTACGGAGTGTTGACCGATTGGGCGACCTGAGCACCGCGTTCGTCCAGTCGATCCCGAAGCCGTTCGAACAGATACGTTGCCCGCTTGATGCCGTGTTGCTCAAGTACGTACTCGAGGGAGTCGAGCCATTCGCGCGTTTCCTGTGGATCGGTGTCGCTCATGCAGGGTCCTCGGGAGATTCGTCTTTCACATCCTACCTTATTTTGAGCTCGTGAGTCGCTTGTTGCCTTTGACCTGTGCCTCAACACCAGCGGTTGCCGGTGGGGCATGTGCGCGTCTTTCGTTTGCATTCGTCCTAGTCGCAGGTCGCAGATAGAGATATATTCGCACGAGGAAACGGGCAGACCGAACAGGCTTGCCTCGCTCATTCTGATGGAGGTATTATCTAGAGTCTTACCTCATTAAGGAGGTGCCATGACTACGACGCGCACCATTCCCAAATCGACACGGATTTCCCTCGACCGCAGCATTGAACGGATGCGAAAGCAGTTGGCTGAACTGGCCCAGTTTTTGGGCAAGGGGACGCCGACTCGCAGTCTGGAGGAATTTGATCTGGAAACTGAACGGTTGATCGGCGATCTACTAGGGCAGGCCTCCGACATGCTGCATGCGTATGAATACGCCGAACTGGGCGAGGCCGGCGGGTTGGTGAATATGACGGACGAGGCGCCGGAAGGCACCGGCATGGACAGCCATCGGCAGAGTCTCTTGCAACGGTATCGGGTGTTGGAAAGCTGCGTGTCGGAGCTCGAAGCGCGTCGGGCCGCCGAGCCGAAACAGAAGAAAGTTGGGCGGACTCTCATCGGGCCACAGATCGCAGAGCATATGTCGGCGGAAGTCCGGAGTCTCTCACAGGAGGCCACTCTGCGCGAAGCGGGGCAGCTCATGCAGAAGTGGAAGCTCGGCTCACTCCTCCTGACCGACAACCAGTCCTATGTCGGCTTCATCACGGATTCGACGCTGGCGCGTGAGGTGGTGGCCAACGGGGTGAATCCCAACACTACTCCTGTCAAGACGTGCATGCGCAAGCCGGTCGTGGCCATCGAAGGTGATCGTCCGATCATTGATGCCGTGCGCATGATGAAAGACCAAGCAACCCGGCATCTGGCCGTGACGCAGGACGGCCAAATTATCGGCGTGATTTCCGTCTCCAATATTCTCCGCTATTATTCAGGTGTGGTCTAACCAGCTTCACGTCAATCGGGGAGGTGCAATGATGGGACCGACCAAAGTGATCGTGAACGGCAGTGGCTTGTACGAGGCAGTGTCCGGCAAACTGATCAAAGACGGTTTCACGAGTCGTGGCGAGCTAGAGGACTACGTGAACCATCATTACCTCGTCTTGCCCGTGATCGACAATGCAGGCAAATCATGGCTGCTTTACGGGAAACCGGTGTACTGTCTACACGGAGTGCAATACGAAACGGTGAATGATCAGAAAGTTCACCTCACCCGGTGTCCGGATTGTGGCGGCATGGGTATCCGTTCCGACGAATTCACGGTGGAGTCAGATTGCATCCGGTGCACGGCCTGCGGACACGAGTTTGATCCTCGGTTAGAAATGATGGAGACGTAGGAAGGGATAGCTTGGTCAAAACCTCTGTGACCGAGCCGTGCACCTAGAATAACTGGCTCCTACCGCTCTGCCTTCGCGAAAATCTGGAAGTGCTGGCTGTCGACGACATCGTAATCGTTCAGAAGCTGATAGCCGGCGGCTTCCATTTCGCGTCGGACCTCTTCTTTCGGGGTTCTGTACCCAAACATATCGGAAAAGAACCCTCGAGGATGAAAATCGAGAATCGCGACGCGACCGCCCGGTCGTAGCGATGAGGCGAGGGACCGAAAATAGCCCACTCGATCGTTTATGTCATGATAGCCATCGCAACTGAATACCAGGTCGACCGGCTCCGGAAGTCTTGGATTGTGTGGCTCGGCCCGGACCGGTCGGACATTCGGGGTCCCTCGGGAAACCATTTCCTTGATGATCATGTTGATCGAGCTCTCCTTGATATCAACGGCATAGACCGTTCCTCTGGCCCCGACCGCCTTAGCCAGGTGCCAGGTAAAGTAGCCTCCGCCGGCACCCAAGTCTGCCACCCGAGCTCCCCGCGCGAGGGACAGTTTTTCAACGACCCCTTGTGGTTTCTGCCATACATCCCGTGAGGGGTCGCTCAGGTCTTGATAGTTCCATTGGGCGCAACCGGTGAGCACTAGGATAACAATCAAGAGTACGTTGATCTGTGCAGGCAGGAGTTTGTGGATCACGGCACCTTCCTTTCCTAAGACTGCGACCAAGTGTCGGCTACATCGATGATCGGTGTCCCGACGAACGTAATGCTGTCTCATCTCAATTGTCCTTCGAACCTTGCCATATATTGATTGCCGCGGCAAGACGCTCATTCGTGTTCACACGGAAATGCCTTCAATCATGGACAAGTTCTGAAACTCACGTCTGTGCAACGTGGCTGTGGCATGGCAATGTCCCGCTATTCCAGGCTGCGACTGCCGCACATGCAATTACAACGCACTTGTAATGAGAACCTAAGGAGGTTGTATACTCCCCCCTTAAATTAAGGCTCAGTCTCAATATGGCTCAGTCCAAGCACGGACAAGCACTTTCTAGCGCCACCCTCCAGCTTCTTCGACCGTTGGTGCGGATTCTTCTTCGGAACAATGTGTCCCATCGGACGTTCGCCGAGCTGGCCAAGCAGGTCTACGTGGAGGTTGCAAACGCTGAGTTTGGAATTCATGGTAAGAAGCAGACGGTGTCGCGGATCGCGATCCTCAGTGGATTGACGCGCAAGGAAGTGCAACGGATCTTGACGCTCCCGCCTCATTCTCGATCCATTATAAATGAAGAGTACCATCGAGCTTCACGAGTGATCACCGGCTGGATCCGGGACTCCGATTTCGGAGATGGAAAGGGCCATCCTCGACCACTTCGAATGGAGGGGCGGGGAGCTTCATTCAGTGTGTTGGTGAAACGCTACAGTGGAGACATCCCGGTGAGGGCCTTGTTGGATGAGTTGTTACGGGTCGGTGCGGTGAAGCAATTGAAAGATGGGCGAATTTGTCTGCTCTCTCGCGGCTACGTTCCTCAGAAAGGTTCGGCTGAAAAATTGCAGGTACTTGGAGCCGATACTGCTGATCTTATTTCAACCATCGATCATAACGTCCATCTGAAGCCGTCGAAGCCTCGGTTCCAACGCAAGGTCATGTATGACAACGTCTCGTTAGAGACCGCGAAGGAATTTCGCACGCTGGCGTCTGCAGAAGGACAGGAACTCTTAGAGAAGTTCGATCGGTGGCTCTCTCATCGGGATCGTGATATGAACCCAGCATCAAAGGGGAGCGGTCGCGTGCGCGTGGGGCTAGGGATCTATCATTTTGAAGAACAAGAACGATCTGACTGATTTCAGCCTGAATAAATCCCTCGTCATAATGCAGAAGCTCGATCAAAACTTTCTTGGGGCGATCGCCCTGTGCCTCTTACTGGCATCGTGCGGTCCGGGTCCACAAGCCGGAGGTGGGATCGGTGGGACAGGCCAGATCGCGTCGGTAGTTTCTGGGGCAATCACCGGGTTCGGCAGTGTGTTTGTCTCCGGATACGAGTACGAGACCGGCAGTACGTCGATGATGGTCGATGGGAAATCCGGCAGCCTCACTGATCTCAAAAAGGGGATGCTGGTGCGTGTTAACGCGACGGTAACGGAGCGTTACGATACACATGACGTGCTGCAGCGCGCGGCGAACACATTGCTGTACGAGGATACGGTCGAAGGGGTCGTGCAATCGGTAGCCTCGGATGGGTCAAGCCTGGTTGACTTGGGTCAGACCGTCGCCATAACGACGTCGACGGTTGTCGATGCCAGTATTCCTGGACGTAATGTTCTCAGTCTCATGCCAGGTCGAGATCTCGTAGAGGTCAGCGGGTTTGTCACGGGGGATGGTGCGATCATGGGAACGTTCATAGAGTTGAGAACTCTCGATATGAACACGCAGGTTCCTGACTATGAGGTCAAAGGTTTCATCAAGAACCACAATGCTGCTCAAAAAACCTTCGAGATCGGCGCCCTGACCATCGAGTACAGCGATGCGAGGTTGAACGACATGCCGGGCCAAATAAGCGGCGATGATTGGAACGGGTTGTTAGTCGATGCGACAGGAGACCAGGTGTCGTCTGGAGACCCAGGTTCGTCCGGCGTTCGTATGAAAGCGAACCTCGTATGGCCAGAAACGCTGGGTTCAAAGGATAGTGAGAACGCCAAAGTGGAAGCATTTGTGACCCACGTACGTGATTTAAGCGACTTTTCGATGGGCATTGTCCGTGTACAGACAAGTCCCGGGACAGTATTCGAAGGCGGAACCCCGAGCGACGTTCAAGTCGGCATTCGCCTGGTGGTAAACGGTCCGTTAGTCGACGGGGTTGTGAATGCGACGAAAGTGAAGTTCGAAAGAGAAGAAGAGGATCACGCCGAACCGACAATGGTCAATTCAACCGGCGCTCGCTTGCCTTGCGGGGATTCAACGGTCCCTGTTTGCTGATTCCATGGGAGGCTAACTGTCCGCCCCTAGTCGTCTCCCGACGCAGTGACAATCATGATATAGGGCAGATCGTCTCCTCTTCGGACCTCGACTTCGAACGTTCCAGCAGAGAGGCTCCTGCCGAGGCTCGTCCTGCATCAGTGACTCACGGAAATAGTCCTAGCTGCCATCTGCAATTGCAGAAGATCGGTCCGCCGATGCTTTGGCTTGAACGTCCGATGGAGGTCGGGCCTTGATAGCTTACTGCGTCCATCCTTTCAGGGCAAGTTCTCCTCTCCGTTACATCTACATCTCACGCGCGCGCCTAGCGGTTCTGGCTCTTCCATTGTTTTGCTCCCAAGGCGATGGCTGCACGCTCGTGCGCGTCATTCGAAGTGTATACACACGTCAGGCGGGACTGTGTACGTATCATTGCCTGTGAGACTGCGGATATGCAATATGGGAAAATTATCCCATATTGAAAATTGAAGTCAATCGGGAAATGTTCATGACGGTCTCGCGGTTGTGTATGGAGCGGTTGTTCTGGTGTATGCAGTTCCCGACATGTTGTGGAGCAGCAACGCGCACGCATTGTTCGGCACGGTTCTTTCTGGCTGGGTGTCCGCCCTGGAATACGTAAGCGGTTATAAAATTGGGATAGTAATCCCAATAGTGAAAATCGTGAACCCGTTTCGATTTGTGAACTGACGGTGTGTGTATCGCTCGATCCTGGTGTGCGGCTGTAGTTCTTGCCATGCGATAGTCGTATCGCGAAATGCTCTACGTATCTTCCTGGTATTCACATCCTTCGTGGATGTATGGACTCGTAACTCCTTGAGAGTATTAAGATCGTACGTCGATATTCGTGATGTGCGTCACGCATGCATTCAGCGCGGCATCGCACTTGCGTGTAGATACTCCAAGCATGTGTTGATCAGTACTAACCGTAGAGGTGTCGAGTTATGCTTAATTGTTGGGTATGGAGGGAATGAGGGACGCGGCGTATGCTGATGGTCGCCCAGGATCATCAATCGTGTGGCACATACTGGAAGGAGACGCCGTGGGAACGAAGACGGTCAACGAGTTCACGAATCCAGGGATTCCTGTTCCGGC
It includes:
- the aceE gene encoding pyruvate dehydrogenase (acetyl-transferring), homodimeric type, with amino-acid sequence MSDTDPQETREWLDSLEYVLEQHGIKRATYLFERLRDRLDERGAQVAQSVNTPYVNTIPTSRQPPYPGNLELERRIRSLVRWNAMAMVVKANQERPGIGGHISTFASAATLYEVALHHFLRGKEGPQGGDHVYFQGHAAPGIYARGFVEGRLPEEALHHFRAELAPDGRGLSSYPHPWLLPDYWEFPTVSMGLGPILSIYQARFNRYLQDRGIKDTSQQRVWAFVGDGETDEPESLGALSLASRERLDNLIWVVNCNLQRLDGPVRGNGKIIQELEAIFLGAGWHVIKVIWGSDWDPLLAKDNEGLLVKRMGEVVDGWYQKYVVEGGTFTRQHFFGADPRLLKLVESYSDEQIHKMLRGGHDPRKLYAAYKAAVEHEGQPTVILAKTIKGYGLGEAGEGRNVSHQQKKMNEQELREFRTRFSVPVPDEQLTSTPFYRPPADSPEAAYLAERVKAMGGPIPERRVNVESLETPALDQFKEFLEGSGERSVSTTMGFARMLSRLLGMKEFGKYLVPIIPDEARTFGLEALFRQYGIYSHAGQLYEPVDKSSLLYYFEAKHGQILEEGITEAGAMSSYIAAGTAYATHGVNMIPFYIFYSMFGFQRIGDLIWAACDMRTRGFLLGATAGRTTLEGEGLQHQDGQSHLFAAAYPTIAAYDPAFMFELAVILQDGLQRMYHDQENLSYYITLYNESYPMPAMPPNVEEGIREGLYRFRSAPERAKHRAHLLASGPLVNEAVRAQDLLLRYGVASDVWSVTSYKRLRMSTLEAERWNLLHPESAPRTSFLQRTVGEFDGPCVAVSDYVRLVPQQIAPWIPGGLLALGTDGFGRSDTRKALRRFFEVDAEHLVVATLYTLCRQGAVAANLVTQAARDLEVSTDGEAPWHR
- a CDS encoding methyltransferase domain-containing protein, with product MSVLPRQSIYGKVRRTIEMRQHYVRRDTDHRCSRHLVAVLGKEGAVIHKLLPAQINVLLIVILVLTGCAQWNYQDLSDPSRDVWQKPQGVVEKLSLARGARVADLGAGGGYFTWHLAKAVGARGTVYAVDIKESSINMIIKEMVSRGTPNVRPVRAEPHNPRLPEPVDLVFSCDGYHDINDRVGYFRSLASSLRPGGRVAILDFHPRGFFSDMFGYRTPKEEVRREMEAAGYQLLNDYDVVDSQHFQIFAKAER
- a CDS encoding CBS domain-containing protein, which produces MTTTRTIPKSTRISLDRSIERMRKQLAELAQFLGKGTPTRSLEEFDLETERLIGDLLGQASDMLHAYEYAELGEAGGLVNMTDEAPEGTGMDSHRQSLLQRYRVLESCVSELEARRAAEPKQKKVGRTLIGPQIAEHMSAEVRSLSQEATLREAGQLMQKWKLGSLLLTDNQSYVGFITDSTLAREVVANGVNPNTTPVKTCMRKPVVAIEGDRPIIDAVRMMKDQATRHLAVTQDGQIIGVISVSNILRYYSGVV